In Gemmatimonadota bacterium, the genomic stretch TGTCCAGTTTACCGTGTACCCGGAAGCGGGACATGTCGGGGCATGGGAAAACGCGTACGGCGATCCCGAACTCTGGGACTGGTTGGTGAAGCAGCGGCGGGACTGAGAGAGAAACATCCTACTTCATTCTGAACTTGACTAACCCCTGATTCCGCAACCAGGCATCAAAGCATTTCGGTTGTGGGATTGAATTCCCTTACATACGACTTTCTAAATATGTAAACGGAATTGGAAAACAGGTTTATATTGCCTCGTATTGAGAAATCGACCGCGAACAGGGAACTGGAGCAACTGTGCCACAGAGTAAAACAAAGAAAGGGTCCTTAAAGCGGGACTGGATCTCGCCACCCGGCCACACCATAGCGGACTTGCTTGAAGAGCGCAATTGGACGCAAGACCAGCTGGCGGATCGGCTAGGTGTGTCGCGCAAGTATGTGAGCAAGCTAGTGACTGGAAAGGCTACGTTCTCGGAAGCGAATGCCATCAAACTGGCACGCGTGCTGGGAAGTACGGTCGGATTCTGGCTTAAACGGAAAACATGTTACAGGGCGGCTCTTGCTGATCTCCACGCGATCTAGCACCTATGTGATGACGTGAGTTGACGGTTTGAAGGTCAGATACGACTGGACGTGACTGCTCCCGTGATCGAGCTATCCTCAGATAGGCCGCAGTATCCCACCTCGGCCCCGCGAAACTTCAAACGCATACGCACGGCCGCCCGCACTCAGTCTGAACCGGTCGTCCACCTGGGAAATTCGAGCTTTCGACGAACTGTCGCTAAATGCCAGGACCAGGATGTCACCGTCCGTACCCGCCACCAGCCGCGTTGATGGCTCGGTAGCATCCGGGAGAAAGCTGACCAGGCTGCCGGCTGCGAGCCCCGGAGGCGCATAGGGCACCTCTTCCTTCCGAATGGTCAGGCCGCTACCTAGTACTGAAATCAACTCCACCTCCCGAGATCCCGCACCAAGGCGAGCGCGGTCTCCCTCCAGGCCGAGCAGTTCCACGGGATTCAGCTTGTAGGACAGCTCGCCGCCACCGGTCTCGGGTCCCAGGCCAACGGCCGGGTCCACCGTGAGCCGGCGCCTGCCCGGGCATCGAAGGTCGATCAGGGACAGATCGCAGTCCGCGGTTACTCCGGGCGTCTGTATCGAGCCGCCAAAGGCAAGGGCGGTATTGGGCCTGGCGTAGAACGTGCGCGGCTCCTTCCGCGAAGCGAGTCCCTGCGAGTCCCGTCCCAGCTCGCCGAAGACCGCCGGGTCGTCCAGTCGATTCGATTTGCCATCAAGGGCGATCTCCATCCACGGATTGGCGCCGCGCCGGTTGAAGCCGTCCCAGGCGATCTGCGCTTCGTGCCAGGTTCCCACGCCTGCCGTACCCGGCGCATGCACGGTAACCAGGTTGCTGTTCTGGCTTTGCACGCTGAAACACAATCGTCCGTCCGTGTCGACAACGAGGGCGAAGGTGTTGACCCCCGTCCCGAAATGCCCGCCGACGCCGTTCCCTGCATTGAACAGCACCCGGGGGCCGCTCGCGTTTTCGAGTCCGCTCGCATTTTCGTGTGCGCTCGCGCGTCCCCGAAGTCGGAAGCGAATCCGCAGGCGTCCCCCATTCGCGCGGAACCAGCGTTCCGCTTCGTATTGCAGGACGTCGCCGCCACGCAGCCGGATCAGCGAACTGCCGTCAGCGACTACCCGCACACCGCGCGGTCGACGCCTCAGCGCCACGAGCAGGACCGGATCATCTCCGCGAGAAATCCAGTATTCGTGCTCAGTCCGCCGGGAGGAGACGCGCAACCGCTGCCAGTCCTTCGTGCGCTTCAGGCCACCCAAATTGGCGACGTTCTCGTTCTGGCCGCCCACGCCGGGCAGGCTGCCGCAACGCACCGGCTGGGCCTCGAAGGCACTGATGGTACGCAGAAGAGGACTGCCCGCCCACTGAACGTGCAGGTCCATGAAGCAGGCGGCCAGGCCGCCGTCGTACCCGCTGACACAAAGTATAGCCGCTTCGGGATCATGACTGCTGCGCATCACGGCGAAACGGCCCGTGTACATGTCGAAACGACCCGCCAGCGTCGTCACGCGCCGCGCCCTGTTCGGCCGAAACGCGGGATCGTAGTAACAATAAGCGTACGGCCCGTAGGAAATCATACACTCCGCCGTCGTACCCCTGACGCTCATTCCGAAGCGATACAGCCGGCCCAGGCGGGGATCGGAAAGGGCCACGTCCCGCAGCCTCCCGTCTCCGGCTTCCTGGGCCAGCCGCAGGAGGACCGGCGAATTGACGTTGAGCTGGCCACCGAGCAGGACGTTTGCATTGGGGGGATAGTAGACCATATCTGGAATAT encodes the following:
- a CDS encoding helix-turn-helix transcriptional regulator, with translation MPQSKTKKGSLKRDWISPPGHTIADLLEERNWTQDQLADRLGVSRKYVSKLVTGKATFSEANAIKLARVLGSTVGFWLKRKTCYRAALADLHAI